The Flavobacterium praedii genome window below encodes:
- a CDS encoding T9SS type B sorting domain-containing protein: protein MQNFTLQSLFAPKKRLLLLVFLCFITFTFSNAQNLLSSNNPSFEGIGGFQTDNAYIDITASISGSSSNGNYALIADSGPMNTSSFNAIPPHSGAKMMVIDALSSTNSKIFWQQNPNIKLEGGVTYTFSYWVVNINKNGTSNSAFPNPVIVFSALDQCICTPVLKSGSATVNSATWQKVVYEFTPSGTGAKWVRIELSLPSATPNGNDFAIDDISLYAPPPPLTISTSLTNPSCPTGNDGVIVAYPNGGVGPFTFTLSGAVSATNSTGIFQNLAGGTYSVAVTDSNSPASSVSTPAILIAPSDITLNASPTGCLLSGATVTLTAANGGATYSWSASPGGAIVGTGNSIVVTPTTPTTYTVNSTTVPPSVGNLIGNPGFENGTSGFYSDYGYSLTNTSGTQFAYGIVSNPSTWYNKFTTCGDKTTGSGNMLVADGATIANSVIWSQTVPVETSKSYTFSFWVQNIGDGSKATFDVLINGSPVTISPISATNNVIAGTPATTTCNWTNITGTWNSSAATLATIKIIDSNISSGGNDFAIDDISFSTTSSKTCSLSTSTIVSIGGSAPVIGFSYPTPVCKNGTNPLPTLASGFVTGGTFSSTAGLVINATTGAIDLATSAVGAYTVTYAVAANAAICQLAGSSTATITINPVPSILTTPGGNLCGSGIVSMSATATAGSTINWYTATTGAAFTTGNTVNTPTSISTSTNYYIDATLNGCTSTPRAMVTAIVNPIPTILTTPGGSSCGAGVVTMTATATAGSTINWYTATTGASFGTGNSINTPTSLSTTTTYYVDATLNGCTTATRVPIVATVNPPLTFSCGTQTNTSVTFDWTAVVGATSYDYTYTKSSGGAAITGNTTANSLNVTGLLPSESITISVKPIGSPCSIFVGPFTCAASACNTPTTNQIVDIKKCANAIIPIQTFTSPLATASFKWTNDNTAIGLAASGTNNLPSFTTANVTTAQIAKITVNAIDPLPPNCTGPDMVFYITVNPLPTVTVNSPAVCAGTSATVIATPGDSGTYNYAWTSSVSAPSNVASFSTTVAENYSVVITNPLTTCFSSSASGAVTINPLPTVTVNTLPVCFGNSATVTAIPGIVGTYNYTWSVPSGASLPGNVASFSTTVAGPYNVIISDANCSSAIASKTVVIYPLPTVTVNNPTVCAGSSAIVTATPGASGTYNYVWTVPITAPAQGNIASFSTTVAGNYSVIITDPTTTCSSASALGTVTVTPLPTMILSSLPATTSQSLCINTAITPISYTVGGSATGASVTALPTGVTGSFSSGVFTISGIPTVAGTFNYTVATTGGCTPAVSLFGTITVSPLSTLTLTTVASTTNQVFCLNSTLNTITYAVGGSATGAVINGLPAGVTGSFAGGVVTISGTPTVSGLFNYKVTTTGGCSPTVILGGTIKINPLSTMILSSASTTTNQTICSNDSITPIVYTVGGSAIGATVTGLPAGITGTFVSGIFTISGTPTLPGTFNYRVTTTGGCNPAIVMLGTITVNSLPIASYTGITSLCSGNVTSIALSSTIPGSTFSWNAVQNNVSGASSSTGNTIAQTLSTTGTNVGQVVYNVTPIAGSCLGLPKMITIDVSPVPNVVDNTAKKIVCSGETTNIKLSSGIVGTTFSWTVNATGVTGATVGSGNTITQTLSNLGFVPGTVDYTITPSINGCIGTPIVVTITVNPLPEVLGTPPGTICSGYNTNVVLSPTISGTTFDWTVLQVGVTGAIAGTGNTINQILEATGNSQGNVTYTITPSLNGCIGIPLDIIVNVNPSPKPSLVGGVICVEQATGIAFKTHTLDSGLSASNYNFVWYLNAIPIIGANSNTYDAVQSGDYKVQATNNLTGCDATSETVKVTDSFPGLAMSTTQTLAFSDNAMVTVSVTGGNAAYEYQLDNGSFQSSNVFENLKPGPHSVTVGDENGCTNLTQSFFVIGYPKFFSPNGDGHNDFWNVVGLDGQPASVIYIFDRYGKLLKQIYPTSDGWDGFYIGAEMPATDYWFTIEYTEQSEIKLFKSHFSLIR from the coding sequence ATGCAAAATTTTACTTTGCAATCCCTTTTTGCCCCAAAAAAGAGATTACTACTACTTGTTTTTTTATGTTTTATAACATTTACTTTTTCAAATGCTCAGAATCTGCTTTCATCAAACAATCCTAGTTTTGAGGGAATAGGAGGTTTTCAGACAGACAATGCATATATTGATATTACTGCTAGTATAAGTGGAAGTAGTTCAAATGGTAATTATGCCCTAATTGCGGATTCAGGTCCAATGAATACTTCTAGTTTTAATGCTATACCGCCACATTCAGGAGCCAAAATGATGGTTATTGATGCGTTAAGTTCAACTAACTCTAAAATATTTTGGCAGCAAAATCCAAACATAAAATTAGAAGGAGGAGTTACCTATACCTTTTCCTATTGGGTAGTTAATATTAATAAAAATGGAACCAGTAATAGTGCATTTCCAAATCCGGTTATAGTATTTAGCGCTTTAGATCAATGTATTTGTACTCCTGTTTTGAAATCGGGAAGTGCTACTGTAAATAGTGCAACTTGGCAAAAGGTAGTGTATGAATTTACACCTTCGGGCACTGGAGCAAAATGGGTAAGAATAGAATTGTCATTACCTAGTGCGACACCTAATGGGAATGATTTTGCTATTGATGATATTTCATTATACGCTCCACCACCGCCATTAACGATATCGACTTCGCTAACCAATCCTTCTTGTCCAACTGGTAATGATGGGGTAATTGTTGCTTATCCCAATGGAGGTGTTGGGCCATTTACTTTTACATTATCTGGAGCAGTATCGGCGACCAATTCTACTGGGATTTTTCAAAATTTAGCAGGAGGTACTTATTCTGTAGCAGTAACTGATTCCAATTCTCCAGCTTCTTCGGTTTCAACTCCTGCAATATTGATAGCTCCATCTGATATTACTTTAAATGCATCGCCTACTGGATGTTTGTTGTCTGGAGCAACGGTTACTTTGACTGCAGCCAATGGTGGCGCGACCTATTCTTGGTCGGCTTCACCAGGGGGAGCCATAGTGGGTACAGGAAATAGTATTGTTGTAACTCCTACTACTCCTACTACCTATACAGTAAATTCGACCACTGTTCCTCCTTCTGTTGGGAATTTAATCGGAAATCCTGGTTTTGAAAATGGAACATCAGGCTTTTATTCGGATTATGGGTATTCTTTGACCAATACAAGTGGAACGCAATTTGCTTATGGTATCGTATCAAATCCTTCTACATGGTATAATAAATTTACCACTTGTGGAGACAAAACAACGGGTTCAGGAAATATGTTAGTAGCTGATGGTGCAACTATTGCCAATAGCGTAATTTGGTCACAAACGGTACCTGTTGAAACCTCAAAAAGTTATACTTTTTCGTTTTGGGTTCAAAATATAGGTGATGGAAGTAAGGCTACTTTTGATGTACTTATTAATGGAAGCCCTGTTACTATATCACCAATTTCGGCTACAAACAATGTAATTGCAGGAACACCAGCAACAACAACTTGTAATTGGACGAATATTACTGGGACTTGGAACTCAAGTGCAGCGACCTTGGCTACTATAAAAATTATAGATTCTAATATTTCATCTGGTGGAAATGATTTTGCCATAGATGATATTTCTTTTAGTACCACATCCTCAAAAACATGTTCGTTGTCTACTTCAACGATCGTATCAATTGGTGGATCTGCACCAGTTATCGGATTTTCATATCCTACACCAGTTTGTAAAAATGGGACTAATCCTTTACCTACATTGGCATCTGGTTTTGTTACGGGTGGGACCTTTAGTTCAACAGCAGGATTAGTGATAAATGCTACTACAGGCGCAATCGATTTAGCAACTTCGGCAGTTGGGGCCTACACAGTGACCTATGCAGTGGCTGCCAATGCTGCTATTTGTCAATTGGCAGGTTCTTCAACAGCTACTATTACCATAAATCCTGTCCCTAGTATACTCACTACTCCAGGAGGTAATTTATGCGGTTCTGGAATTGTAAGTATGTCAGCTACTGCTACTGCAGGATCGACCATTAATTGGTATACAGCAACAACAGGAGCTGCATTTACTACTGGAAATACTGTAAATACACCCACAAGTATTAGTACATCAACCAATTATTATATAGATGCTACTTTAAATGGTTGTACTTCGACTCCACGTGCAATGGTTACTGCGATTGTAAATCCAATTCCAACTATTTTGACGACACCTGGAGGTTCAAGTTGTGGCGCTGGAGTGGTTACTATGACGGCTACCGCAACAGCTGGTTCAACCATCAATTGGTATACCGCTACTACGGGCGCTTCCTTTGGAACGGGCAATTCAATCAATACTCCTACAAGTTTAAGTACAACGACTACTTATTATGTAGATGCTACTCTTAATGGGTGTACTACTGCTACAAGAGTACCAATAGTTGCGACTGTAAATCCTCCTTTGACTTTTTCGTGTGGTACACAAACTAACACTAGTGTGACTTTTGATTGGACTGCAGTAGTTGGAGCAACAAGTTATGATTATACCTATACAAAATCATCAGGTGGTGCTGCAATTACTGGGAATACAACAGCAAATAGTTTGAATGTTACTGGATTGTTACCAAGTGAAAGCATTACGATCAGTGTGAAACCAATCGGAAGTCCGTGTTCTATTTTTGTTGGGCCTTTTACTTGTGCTGCTTCGGCTTGTAATACTCCAACAACCAATCAAATTGTTGATATCAAAAAATGTGCTAATGCTATAATTCCTATTCAAACTTTTACAAGTCCATTGGCGACGGCTTCATTTAAATGGACAAACGATAATACTGCAATTGGATTAGCTGCGAGTGGTACTAATAATCTCCCATCTTTTACAACGGCTAATGTAACCACTGCCCAAATTGCTAAGATTACAGTAAATGCTATTGATCCTTTACCACCAAATTGTACTGGGCCAGATATGGTTTTTTATATCACTGTAAATCCTTTGCCAACAGTTACGGTAAATAGTCCAGCGGTTTGTGCTGGAACAAGCGCAACCGTGATTGCCACGCCAGGCGATTCAGGTACTTATAATTATGCTTGGACAAGTTCCGTTTCTGCTCCAAGCAATGTGGCTAGTTTTTCTACCACAGTTGCAGAAAATTATAGTGTAGTAATTACAAACCCATTAACAACTTGTTTCAGTTCAAGTGCTTCAGGTGCAGTAACAATAAATCCTTTGCCTACAGTTACCGTGAATACCCTTCCAGTCTGTTTTGGAAACAGTGCAACCGTAACAGCGATTCCAGGCATAGTTGGTACCTATAATTATACTTGGTCAGTTCCTTCTGGGGCTTCTCTTCCTGGAAATGTAGCTAGTTTTTCTACCACTGTTGCAGGACCCTATAATGTCATAATCTCGGATGCAAATTGTTCGAGTGCTATTGCTAGCAAAACAGTAGTTATTTATCCATTGCCTACAGTTACGGTTAATAATCCAACAGTTTGTGCAGGTAGTAGCGCAATCGTTACCGCTACTCCTGGAGCTTCCGGGACCTATAATTATGTATGGACAGTGCCCATTACTGCACCAGCTCAAGGAAATATTGCGAGTTTTTCTACCACAGTGGCTGGAAATTATAGTGTGATTATAACAGACCCAACAACAACATGCTCCAGTGCGAGTGCATTGGGTACGGTAACTGTTACTCCTTTACCAACAATGATTTTGTCATCATTGCCAGCTACAACGAGTCAGTCTCTTTGTATTAATACTGCCATTACTCCGATATCGTATACCGTTGGCGGTAGTGCAACTGGCGCCAGTGTCACTGCATTGCCTACTGGTGTAACAGGAAGTTTTTCTTCTGGGGTATTTACTATAAGTGGAATCCCAACGGTAGCAGGAACATTTAATTATACAGTTGCAACTACTGGCGGTTGTACACCAGCAGTAAGTTTATTTGGTACGATAACAGTTAGTCCGTTATCAACCCTTACTTTGACGACGGTAGCTTCTACAACTAATCAAGTTTTTTGCTTGAATTCGACATTAAATACAATTACCTATGCAGTTGGGGGAAGTGCAACGGGAGCTGTGATAAATGGTTTACCCGCAGGAGTAACAGGTAGTTTTGCTGGTGGTGTAGTTACCATTAGTGGTACTCCAACTGTATCTGGTTTGTTTAATTACAAGGTCACTACAACAGGAGGATGTTCACCTACTGTTATTTTGGGAGGTACAATTAAAATTAATCCTCTGTCAACGATGATTCTGTCATCGGCTTCAACAACAACAAATCAAACCATTTGTTCAAATGACTCGATAACACCAATAGTATATACTGTTGGGGGTAGCGCTATTGGTGCCACTGTAACAGGATTACCAGCTGGAATAACTGGTACTTTTGTTTCTGGTATTTTTACAATTAGCGGTACACCAACGCTTCCGGGAACTTTTAATTATAGAGTAACCACAACAGGAGGTTGTAATCCTGCTATAGTTATGCTTGGAACGATTACCGTAAATTCATTACCAATTGCTAGTTATACAGGAATTACATCCCTTTGTTCTGGTAATGTAACTTCGATAGCATTATCAAGTACAATTCCAGGGTCCACCTTTTCATGGAATGCCGTGCAAAATAATGTATCAGGTGCTTCATCCAGTACAGGAAATACAATTGCACAGACACTTTCAACTACAGGAACTAATGTAGGACAAGTGGTATATAATGTAACGCCAATTGCTGGAAGTTGTTTAGGATTACCAAAAATGATTACTATAGATGTAAGCCCTGTGCCTAATGTTGTTGATAATACTGCTAAGAAAATAGTGTGTTCAGGAGAAACTACTAATATCAAATTATCTAGTGGCATTGTCGGAACTACTTTTTCATGGACTGTAAATGCAACAGGCGTAACAGGTGCTACTGTAGGTTCGGGAAATACCATTACACAAACACTTTCCAATTTGGGTTTTGTACCAGGTACTGTAGATTATACCATAACACCATCAATTAATGGTTGTATTGGCACGCCAATTGTTGTTACGATTACTGTTAATCCGTTACCAGAAGTTTTGGGGACACCCCCAGGAACAATTTGTAGTGGATACAATACTAATGTTGTTTTATCTCCTACAATTTCAGGAACTACTTTTGATTGGACAGTTCTTCAAGTTGGTGTTACTGGAGCTATTGCTGGAACTGGAAATACTATAAATCAAATATTAGAAGCTACTGGAAATTCACAAGGAAATGTTACCTATACAATTACTCCAAGTCTTAATGGATGTATTGGAATACCATTAGATATTATCGTTAACGTAAATCCTTCACCAAAACCTTCTCTTGTAGGAGGTGTAATATGTGTCGAACAAGCAACAGGTATTGCATTTAAAACACATACACTAGATTCTGGCTTGAGTGCTTCAAACTATAATTTTGTATGGTATTTAAATGCAATACCTATAATTGGTGCGAACTCTAATACGTATGACGCTGTACAATCTGGGGACTACAAAGTGCAAGCGACAAACAATTTAACGGGTTGTGATGCTACATCCGAAACGGTTAAAGTGACTGATTCTTTCCCAGGATTAGCTATGTCAACAACTCAGACTTTGGCTTTTTCTGATAATGCAATGGTAACAGTTTCCGTTACTGGTGGTAATGCAGCATATGAATACCAGCTGGACAATGGATCTTTTCAATCGTCAAATGTTTTTGAAAATTTGAAACCTGGTCCACATTCTGTTACTGTAGGTGATGAAAATGGGTGTACCAATTTAACTCAAAGTTTTTTTGTAATAGGATATCCTAAATTTTTCTCTCCAAATGGAGATGGGCATAATGATTTTTGGAATGTTGTTGGACTCGATGGACAACCTGCATCTGTTATTTATATTTTTGATCGTT
- a CDS encoding OmpA family protein translates to MKKNIMIFFFVLLSFSLLAQNKNTKIADALFERFEYVKATQEYLLLVEKGKADPYVYNQLGECYYNMFNTVESAKWYAMAVKTDQDAETYFNYAQMLKVNTKYEEANIQMKVFAEKAPMDQRAIEFNKDPNYLPSLIDKEKLFDVKILDINSDKSDFGAALFGDVLYFSSARNVGGKKYGWNNEPFLDIYQSNLKADGSYSEPTAVSELNSRFHEGPVSITADGNTIYFSSESFNSNLYEKDNAKRLKFGQVHLFKAQKVNGIWTSTTPMSFNSKKYSTSNPSIDKEGKTLYFSSNMPGSIGGIDIWKVQVNNDGTYGKPENLGAKINTAGDESFPFVTNDNVLYFASNGLTGFGGLDVFFVDLKTNDVPKNAGKPVNSEKDDFALTYNTIKQLGYVSSNRSGEDHIYSSIPICKGKIKVVVKSVKDNSVLIHSKVLILDEKGNVIGTQLSNEKGEVMYDVDCEKIYVIEVYKDGYVTEKMPLAKFVGGVITVDVNIKPIDVVITETEIILNPIYFDFNKSNITKQGAEELDKLVYVMSQNDKLKIYVKSHSDSKGDDKYNLNLSDKRAKATVQYVISKGIDAARISGKGFGETELKIDCKNKCTEEQNAINRRSEFLLVK, encoded by the coding sequence ATGAAAAAAAATATTATGATTTTCTTTTTTGTGTTATTGAGTTTTTCTCTTTTGGCACAAAATAAAAACACTAAAATTGCTGATGCTTTATTTGAAAGATTCGAATATGTAAAAGCTACTCAAGAATATCTTCTTTTGGTCGAAAAAGGTAAAGCAGACCCTTATGTGTATAACCAATTAGGAGAGTGTTATTATAATATGTTCAATACTGTTGAATCGGCTAAGTGGTATGCAATGGCAGTAAAAACGGATCAAGATGCTGAAACGTATTTTAATTACGCACAAATGCTAAAAGTAAATACTAAATATGAAGAAGCGAATATTCAAATGAAAGTCTTTGCCGAAAAAGCTCCAATGGATCAACGAGCGATAGAATTCAATAAAGATCCCAATTATTTACCCAGTCTGATTGATAAAGAAAAGCTTTTTGATGTCAAAATATTGGATATTAATTCGGACAAGTCAGATTTTGGCGCAGCTCTTTTTGGTGATGTTTTATATTTTTCAAGTGCTCGAAATGTTGGCGGTAAAAAATACGGATGGAATAATGAGCCGTTTTTGGATATTTATCAATCAAACCTAAAGGCTGATGGAAGTTATTCTGAACCAACAGCAGTTTCAGAATTGAATTCCAGATTTCATGAAGGCCCAGTAAGCATAACCGCAGACGGGAATACCATTTATTTTTCTAGCGAAAGTTTCAATTCCAATCTTTATGAAAAAGACAATGCCAAACGTCTAAAATTTGGCCAGGTTCATTTGTTTAAAGCGCAAAAAGTGAATGGAATTTGGACTTCGACAACCCCAATGTCTTTCAATAGCAAAAAATATTCTACCAGTAATCCATCCATTGATAAAGAAGGTAAAACTTTGTATTTTTCGTCAAATATGCCGGGTTCTATTGGTGGAATAGATATTTGGAAAGTCCAAGTAAATAATGATGGAACATACGGAAAACCAGAAAATTTAGGAGCTAAAATTAACACAGCTGGAGATGAAAGTTTTCCTTTTGTGACAAATGATAATGTACTGTATTTTGCATCCAATGGTTTAACTGGTTTTGGAGGATTGGATGTGTTTTTTGTGGATTTGAAAACAAATGATGTTCCAAAAAATGCTGGGAAACCCGTAAATTCAGAGAAAGATGATTTTGCATTAACGTATAATACGATTAAGCAATTGGGTTATGTGTCTAGCAATAGGTCTGGTGAAGATCATATTTATTCTTCTATTCCAATTTGTAAAGGAAAGATAAAAGTAGTCGTTAAAAGCGTGAAAGATAATTCTGTTTTGATACATTCAAAAGTGCTTATTTTGGATGAAAAAGGCAATGTAATTGGCACCCAGTTATCAAATGAAAAAGGGGAGGTAATGTATGATGTCGATTGCGAAAAAATTTATGTAATTGAAGTGTATAAAGATGGTTACGTAACTGAAAAAATGCCACTTGCCAAATTTGTTGGAGGAGTGATTACGGTTGATGTTAACATAAAACCTATTGATGTTGTAATTACTGAAACTGAAATTATTTTGAACCCTATTTACTTTGATTTTAATAAAAGTAATATAACCAAACAAGGTGCTGAGGAATTGGATAAATTAGTTTATGTCATGTCACAAAATGACAAATTGAAAATTTATGTAAAATCACATTCAGATTCCAAAGGAGATGATAAATACAATTTAAATCTTTCGGATAAAAGAGCAAAAGCTACAGTTCAATATGTGATTTCCAAAGGAATTGATGCGGCTCGAATTTCTGGCAAAGGATTTGGAGAAACGGAACTTAAAATTGATTGCAAAAACAAATGCACAGAGGAACAAAATGCGATTAATAGAAGATCCGAATTTTTATTGGTGAAGTAA